TTCCTCGAGCGCGGCTTCCTGCTGCGGGGACAGTCTGGCCACGGCAATGTCGGTGCCCGTTTCCTTCATATGGTTCAGGACCCGGCAGACATATTCGGAATTGATGTCGGCGCGCAGGGTCCAGCTGGCATTGAGATAGCCGAACACGACGGCAAGGTTGGGCACGTTGGAGAACATGCAGCCCTTGTAATAGAACCGTTCGGCAAAGTTGACGGCGCTGCCGTCCACACTGGTGGCGATCTTGCCGCAGACGGCCAGTTTCAGTCCGGTAGCGGTCACGATGATGTCGGCATCGAGGCGCTCGCCCGATTCCAGCTCTACACCGCCTCCCACGAAGCGGGCGATGCGACCCGTCTTGATGCTGGCGCGGCCGGCCTTCATCGCCTCGAACAGGTCGGCATCGGGGACGAGGCAAAGGCGCTGGTCCCACGGATCGTAAGGCGGGGTGAAGGTGGCCTTGTCGTAATCCGGCCCGAGCGCTTTCTCGATCCGCTTGTGCAGCCCTTCCTTGACCTTTTCCGGCTTGTTGCGCGCCAGTTTGAAGGCGAAATCCTGCATCCGGATGTTCTTGAACCGGGTGATGCGATACGCGGTCTTTTCCGGCAGGATCTTGCGCAGCGTATTGGCCATCCAGTCTTTCGCAGGGCGAGAGAACATCCAGGTCGGCGTACGCTGCAACATGGTCACATGGGCCGCCTTGTCCGCCATCGACGGGACAATGGTGACGGCGGTCGCGCCGGACCCGATGACGATCACTTTCTTGCCACTGTAATCGAGATCGTCGGGCCAGAATTGCGGATGGATGACTTGCCCCGTGTAATCGCCCAGTTCGAATCCGGGGTCATAGGGCTCGTCGTAATCGTAATAGCCGGAGCCGAGATAGAGCCAGTTCGCCGTCAGGCGCTTGCGGTCCCCGTCCGGCGTTTCGACGGTCACGGTCCAGCGCGCGTCGGAACTGTCGAAGTCGGCCGAGACCACGCGGTGGGCATAGCGGATGTGCTGGCGAATGCCGCGCTCGTCCACGATCCGGTTCAGGTACTCCATGATGGCCGGAGCATCGGCGATGGTTTTCTCGTGCTTCCATGGTTCGAAAGAGAAACCCAGCGTGTGCATGTCGCTGTCGGACCGTATGCCGGGATACCGGAACAGGTCCCACGTCCCGCCCAGGTTCTCCCGCATCTCCAGGATGCCGTACTCATGCCCCGGGCACTGCATTTCCATGTGTGCGGCCATGCCGATCCCGGAGATCCCGGCACCGACGATCAGGACGTCGAAATCGGTTTTCCTCTCGTCGCGACTGGCCTGGGTCTTTTCTGTGCCCATTGGTTCGGTCCTCTCTTGCAACCGAACAATGTGTAAGGGACGCATGCCCGATTGGCGAGTCCCCTGTGCCGAAGGCCATATCGACCGGAAATTCCGGGCGGTTTTAACGGCTGACGCTTTCGCATTGCTGGGCTAGTCGGGCGGCATGACCCGTTACCTCGCTTCCGCTTCGCTTGTCGTTCTCGTCTCCGCTCCGGCGCTGGCCCAGGAAAATCCGGACGAGGCAACGGCCGAGATCGTGGTCATCGGCAAAGGGCTGCCGGAGACGCCGTCGACGCCGGCCTACGCCACCCGCACGATCGAGCGAGAAACCATCGTGACGACAGCATCGGGCCGCATCGAGGACGCGCTGTCTTCCGTGGCCGGGTTCCAGCAATTTCGCCGCTCGGACAGTCGTTCGTCGAACCCAACGGCGCAGGGGGTGACCTTGCGGGCGCTGGGCGGAAACGCGACCAGCCGGGCGCTGGTCACTCTGGACGGAGTGCCGGTGAACGACCCGTTCTTCGGATATACGCCCTTTGCCGCGCTGGTTCCCGAGCAGCTGTCCGCCATTGCGGTCACGCGCGGCGGCGGGTCCGGCCCGTTCGGCGCGGGCGCGCTGGCGGGGACGATCGCCATGCAGAGCGCAGGACCGGGCGACCTCCGACCCGTAACCGCGTCGCTGCTGGTGAACGACCGCGCAGAGACCGAGGCCGCTGCAACCGCACTTGCCGAACTCGGCGCCGGGTTTGTGTCCGTGACCGGACGTTGGGACCGGGGGCAGGGCTTCTTCACCACGCCCGAAGACCAGCGCGTGCCGGCAACAGCGCGGGCGGCCTTCGATGCGCGGTCCGGACAGGTACGGGCCGTCTTTCCTGTCGCCGAAACCGTCGACCTGCAGGCGCGCGTTCTTGCGTTCGAGGACAACCGGACCCTTCGGTTCGATGGTGCGGACAGCTCTGCCAGCGGGCAGGATGCGAGCGTCCGGCTGGTCGGGCGCGGCGACTGGCAGTTCGACGCCCTGGCCTATGTCCAGGCGCGCAACTTCTCCAATGTCGTTATCAGCTCGACCCGCTTCGTGAAGGTCCTCGACCAGAGCAATACGCCCTCGACCGGGCTGGGCGGCAAGCTGGAAGTGCGGCCCCCGGTCGGCCCGGACAATGTCCTGCGTCTTGGCGTGGATTACCGCCGCAGCGAGGGCGAGTTGCAGGAACAGCCCTTCAGCGCGTTTTCCGGCAATCTGACCGCGAGGCGCCGTGCCGGGGGTACGACGACCGATCTGGGGCTGTTCGCAGAGCATGACTGGACGCGCGGTCCGCTGGTCCTGACGGGCGGCATACGCGCCGATCGCACCACTGTGACCGATGGTTTCTTCAGGGAAAGCGATCCTGCCGGCAGAGTCGTTTTCGAGAACCGGTTTGCGGATCGAAGCGACTGGACCGTGACCGGCCGCGGCGGCCTCGTATTCGAGGTGTCCGACGTGGTGTCCCTGCGCGCGGCTGCCTATAGCGGGCTGCGACTGCCCACGCTCAATGAGCTTTACCGGCCTTTCGTGGTCTTCCCCGTCTTCACTTCGGCCAATGCCGAGCTCGAGAACGAGGAACTCGTGGGCTACGAAGCCGGTATCGACTGGCGACCGGCCAGCGATGTCGAACTGACCGTGACAGCCTTCGACAACCGCGTGGAGAACGCGATTGCGAACGTCACCCTGACGCCGACCCAACGGCAGCGGCAGAACCTGCCGGCAATCGACGCGCAAGGGGTAGAGGCAGGCGCGAGGATTTCTCGCGGGCCGTGGCGGTTCGACGGGGCGATCGCCTACACCGATGCGCGTATCGACGGGGAGGGTGCATCGCTTTCGCTCGACGGCAATCGTCCACCCCAGACGCCGGAATGGGCGGCATCGGCAACGCTGTCTTTCGAACCGCGCCAGGGGTTGAAGATTGCAGCCACGCTCCGCCATGTCGGCAAGCAGTTCGAAAGCGATGATGAAACCGGGGTCCTCCCTGCCGCCACCACGTGGGGAGCCTTCGCCAGTTTCCCGCTCACCGACAGGCTGGGACTGGTTTTCCGGGCGGAGAACATCTTCGACGAGGAAATCGTCACGCGCAATGCGAACGGTGCCATCGACCTCGGCGTGCCGCGAACGGTGTGGGGCGGCCTTCGATACGACTTCTAGAAGGGAGAGCGCTTCGGAACGGGAGCAATACCACGTCGGGCTTCGAAATACGCGACCGGACATGGCTTATAACAGCGCGCAGCGGGTCTGCTATCGCATCGATGAAAGTATGATCGAACGGCTGGGAAATGGCGGAAACGGAGTCCGTATAATAATGGATATCAAAGAATTGATATAACAAAGATAATAGATAATCAATTTTACGTTATCCCAAATTTTTTCCCAAACTTTGCGTTTGCCAGATCGCCTTGGCAATCATCACGAGAAAAACGCCTCCAATCGCAGTTTGCGGCGTTCCCAATCAGGCATCATCCGGTTCAGTCCGGCCAGGAATGCTGGGCCGTGATCACCGTGGTCGATGTGGCAAAGTTCATGGGTAATCACATAGTCGATCAAAGGAATGGGCGCCTGCACCAGCTGGTAGTTGAGCATGACGCTGTGTGAATTCCGCAAGTAGCTACCCCAGCGTCGTTCCATGCTCGAAATTTTCAGCTTTGGGCGAGGAGATGTTTTCTGCGTCTTCTTCCAGCATGATCCCAGTCGGTCACCAAAGACGGTAACTGCCTCCCTTTGGTACCAGCGATGCAGTCTGTTCCGTATCCTCGCCGGTTCATCGGCGGGCACCCCTCCGACGATAATCCGACCACCCCTACGTTCGGTTCCGAGCTGATCCTTATCGACCTTGAGCCGGTATTGGCGGCCGAGAAAAAGGTGCGTTTCGCCCGCCACAAACTGACGCGCGGGAATCGCAGGCGGCAAATGTGACACGAGATCCAGCTTATCGAGGATCCACGCAGCGCGCCTCTGCAGCTTTTCGTCGATGCGCTCCTGCTCGGCTTCCTCAGGTGCGGTGACGATCAACTCGCCATCTGTCGTTACTGAAATACCGAGCGTTTTTCGCTCGCTTCGCTTCAAGCGGTAATCCAGGCGTTCCCCGCCGAGTTCGATCTCACGATCCTCGGTGATCATGAATCTGCCCGGCGTTTGGCGATTTTGAGGGCCGCGTCCATCAGCTGGTCCATCTTGGCTTCGTCGAGGCCATATTGCCCTTGCCGGTCGCGGATTTCGTCGAAGAGGAAGTCGTCCATTTCCTGACGCATGGCCTGTTCCACATCAGGGTCATTGGTCCAGCCAACCCTTTTGTGGCGCTCGATGATCGTGAAAAAATCCTTGGCGATCAGTTCGGCGATCATGGGGCTGGCATCACCTGAGATATCCTGCATATCATCCAGAGCCTGGCGGTAAAACGCGCCGAGCATCGGATTACCCTGAACGCCTGCGGGAAGATCATCGGCCTTGCCGCCTGCCTTGCTAACCATTTCGCCGCGGATGGCTTGTGCCTTAGCCAGATATTCGGCTTCGCTCAGGCGGTTGGCTTTGAACTCGTCAATAATGGCTTTCACCATCGCGGCAAAACGGCGGTAGAGCGCGGGGTCGTCCTGCATCCGCTCGGTAATCGTGCGCGTTGCTGCGGACAGGATCGTATCTGCGACAGAAGCAGAACTGCCTGTTTGCTGCTCGACCGCCTGCTTGAAACTCTCATTGTCGAAGATGTCGACCGGCGGGACAATCGGAATGATGTCGCTGGTATCGATATGCTTGTCGAGCAGGGTCCGGATGGCCGCCTGATAGCGGCGATAGTCGTAATCTTCAGCCGCCTCTCCGTAGCGCAGCCGCACGGCGCGGCGCAGCTCCTCGAAGCGTTTTAGATCGGACTTGTAATTGGCGATCGCGCTTTCCGATGTGTTGTCGATGAACGACTGCGACGAAAACGCCGTCTGCAGTGTGCGGGCAAAGGCGCTGAGACGGTCATAGAAACGCTTGCGGACCACCTCATCACGGAGGTGTCGCTGATAGGCTTCCATGTCGAAAGTGTTGGCAACGCCCTTGAACAGGTCGAGCAGGGCAGCGTGTCGATCTGGCAGCTTCGCGACCTCGTCGCGGATCGACTGGACGGCTTCGGCCACATCTTCTTCGTCGTAACCGTCGAAGGCGCTGTAATCGGTCAGAGCCTGATCCAGCTCGCCGAGAATGCCGACGTAATCGACGATCCGGCCATGTTCCTTCTCATGCAGCGGATGCCCGTCCTCAGTTTCCTCCGAGCTGGAGAACAGCCGGTTCACACGGGCGATGGCTTGCAGCAATTTGTGATCGCTGAGCTTTTTGGCGAGGTAGAGCGTCTGGTTGCGCGGAGCATCGAAGCCGGTGAGCAACTTGTCGACCACGATCAGCACATCGGGGCCAGTGCCGGCGATAAAGGCGCGGATCGTGCCCTTCTCGAACTCCTTCAGCGAATGCAGTGCGGTGACTTCCTTGAGATAGGCCTTCACCACATCATCGTCGTCATCAGCACCGACCCGGTCATGCCCGGTGCGCTCATCCACGTCGGAGATAATCACTTCGCTGGTGACCAAGCCAATCTCGTCCAGCATCCGCTTCAACAACACCGCCTCGCGCTTCCACGGCGCGACCAGCTGAGCGCGGTAGGGGGTGCCAGCCAGGTTCTGCTGGAAATCATTGCTGACGTCCCACGCCATTTCGCGCAGCCAGGGCTGAACCCCCTGCACGATGTTGGTGCGGGCCATCTTGCGCTTGAGGTCAGCCTTCTGCTCGGTCGAGAGATCCTTGGTCGCCCGGTCGAACCATTTGTCGAGCTGGCTTTCCTGCACGTCCATATCGACGTGGCGGCCCTCGTACAGCAGGCGCACCACCGCCTTGTCCTTCACGGCGCGGTCGATCTTGTAATCGTGGATCAGCCCGCCAAAGCGGTCGAAGGTACTCTTTTCCTTCTTCAGCAGCGGGGTACCGGTAAAGCCGACATAGGCCGCGCCGGGCAGGATCTTGCGCATCTGGCGATGCAGGCTGTCGATGTCGGTCACGGTCTGGCTGCGATGGCTTTCATCGACCAGCACGAAGATATCGGCATCCGGATCGGAGAAGTTGCCTGCCGCAGTAAGGCCGGAACGGAACTTGTGAATCAGCGTGGTGATGACCGGGCGCTTGTCGCGGAGCAGGCGGATCAGCTCGGCGCCGGTGGCGGCCTGTTCGGGCTCCTTGCCGGTGTGGCGGAAGGTCTTGGTCAGCTGGTCGTCCAGATCGGTGCGGTCGGTTACCAGCACCAGTCGGGCCTTGGGAAATTCGCGCTCGATCGCGCCGGCCAGCATCACCATGGTGAGCGATTTGCCCGATCCCTGCGTGTGCCAGATCACGCCGCCCTTGCGCCGCCCGTCGTGGTCCAGGTGCTGCACACGCTCCATGGTGCGCCGCACGCCGAAGAACTGCTGATAACGGGCGACCTTCTTGATGCCGTTGTCGAACAGGGTGAAGCCGCGGATGATCGGCAGCAGGCGTTCGGGCGAGCACAGGCCCACCAGCGTGCGGTCCAGTTCGTGCGGGAAGCGGCCGCCAGCGCCCGGGTCCATCAGCCCTTCATGCGCGCGGCGGTGGTGGCTGAAGTCGGTCCAGATGCGCGCGGTTTCTTCCGGGTCGAGCCCGCGATTGATGGCAGCGTGCAGCTCGCCCTCGGTCATTTCCTCTTCGCGCCAATGCGCCCAGAAGGGGGCTGAGGTGCCGGTGGTGGCATAGCGCGGTTCGCTGTCATTAGCCGCGATCAGCAATTGCGCGGGCACGAACAGGCGCGGAATTTCACCATCGGGGTTCTGGTTGCGGATCGTCTGGCTGATCCCCTCGGCCACACCGATGGAGCTGCGCTTGACCTCGATCACCACCAGCGGAATGCCGTTGACGAACAAAACGATATCGGGCCGCCGCGTATCGTCGCGCCGCTCACGCCGGACGGGGAATTCGGCGGTCATGTGGAAACGGTTGGCGGAAAGATCATCCCAATCGATGAACTTGAGCTGCCGCCCCTTGGTTTCGCCATCCACGGTCATGTCTACCGAGGTGCCGAGCCGGAGCATGTCGGTGGCGGTGGAATTGGCGGTGAGCAGCCCTTGGCTGAGATCGGCGGCAAGGCCCTTAAACCGCTCAATCCCCTCGCGCACCGCAGATTCGGTGACGGGATAGGTGCGGCCACGCTGGCGCACGCTGTTCATTGCCATCATCCGCTCGGCCAGCACATCTTCCAGCACGATGTTGTCGAGCCGCCCGCGTCGCTGCGCCTCCACTTCCACGCGCGACAGATAGCGCCAGCCAAGCCGCGCCACCGTCATCAGCGCGGGCAGCTGGATGCCGCCTTCCTCGGAGGTGGAGAAGCGCGGGCCGGAGGTCACAATGCCCACTCCGGGTGACGAGCGCCCTGATAGAACGACACACAGGGCGTGTCCGGCGTCTGGCCGATCTTCTCACGCTGTGGTTCGAGAATTTCGATCAGGCCCTTGTAGTAACCCC
This is a stretch of genomic DNA from Erythrobacteraceae bacterium WH01K. It encodes these proteins:
- a CDS encoding SprT family zinc-dependent metalloprotease, yielding MITEDREIELGGERLDYRLKRSERKTLGISVTTDGELIVTAPEEAEQERIDEKLQRRAAWILDKLDLVSHLPPAIPARQFVAGETHLFLGRQYRLKVDKDQLGTERRGGRIIVGGVPADEPARIRNRLHRWYQREAVTVFGDRLGSCWKKTQKTSPRPKLKISSMERRWGSYLRNSHSVMLNYQLVQAPIPLIDYVITHELCHIDHGDHGPAFLAGLNRMMPDWERRKLRLEAFFS
- a CDS encoding TonB-dependent receptor, which encodes MTRYLASASLVVLVSAPALAQENPDEATAEIVVIGKGLPETPSTPAYATRTIERETIVTTASGRIEDALSSVAGFQQFRRSDSRSSNPTAQGVTLRALGGNATSRALVTLDGVPVNDPFFGYTPFAALVPEQLSAIAVTRGGGSGPFGAGALAGTIAMQSAGPGDLRPVTASLLVNDRAETEAAATALAELGAGFVSVTGRWDRGQGFFTTPEDQRVPATARAAFDARSGQVRAVFPVAETVDLQARVLAFEDNRTLRFDGADSSASGQDASVRLVGRGDWQFDALAYVQARNFSNVVISSTRFVKVLDQSNTPSTGLGGKLEVRPPVGPDNVLRLGVDYRRSEGELQEQPFSAFSGNLTARRRAGGTTTDLGLFAEHDWTRGPLVLTGGIRADRTTVTDGFFRESDPAGRVVFENRFADRSDWTVTGRGGLVFEVSDVVSLRAAAYSGLRLPTLNELYRPFVVFPVFTSANAELENEELVGYEAGIDWRPASDVELTVTAFDNRVENAIANVTLTPTQRQRQNLPAIDAQGVEAGARISRGPWRFDGAIAYTDARIDGEGASLSLDGNRPPQTPEWAASATLSFEPRQGLKIAATLRHVGKQFESDDETGVLPAATTWGAFASFPLTDRLGLVFRAENIFDEEIVTRNANGAIDLGVPRTVWGGLRYDF
- a CDS encoding HsdR family type I site-specific deoxyribonuclease, whose translation is MTSGPRFSTSEEGGIQLPALMTVARLGWRYLSRVEVEAQRRGRLDNIVLEDVLAERMMAMNSVRQRGRTYPVTESAVREGIERFKGLAADLSQGLLTANSTATDMLRLGTSVDMTVDGETKGRQLKFIDWDDLSANRFHMTAEFPVRRERRDDTRRPDIVLFVNGIPLVVIEVKRSSIGVAEGISQTIRNQNPDGEIPRLFVPAQLLIAANDSEPRYATTGTSAPFWAHWREEEMTEGELHAAINRGLDPEETARIWTDFSHHRRAHEGLMDPGAGGRFPHELDRTLVGLCSPERLLPIIRGFTLFDNGIKKVARYQQFFGVRRTMERVQHLDHDGRRKGGVIWHTQGSGKSLTMVMLAGAIEREFPKARLVLVTDRTDLDDQLTKTFRHTGKEPEQAATGAELIRLLRDKRPVITTLIHKFRSGLTAAGNFSDPDADIFVLVDESHRSQTVTDIDSLHRQMRKILPGAAYVGFTGTPLLKKEKSTFDRFGGLIHDYKIDRAVKDKAVVRLLYEGRHVDMDVQESQLDKWFDRATKDLSTEQKADLKRKMARTNIVQGVQPWLREMAWDVSNDFQQNLAGTPYRAQLVAPWKREAVLLKRMLDEIGLVTSEVIISDVDERTGHDRVGADDDDDVVKAYLKEVTALHSLKEFEKGTIRAFIAGTGPDVLIVVDKLLTGFDAPRNQTLYLAKKLSDHKLLQAIARVNRLFSSSEETEDGHPLHEKEHGRIVDYVGILGELDQALTDYSAFDGYDEEDVAEAVQSIRDEVAKLPDRHAALLDLFKGVANTFDMEAYQRHLRDEVVRKRFYDRLSAFARTLQTAFSSQSFIDNTSESAIANYKSDLKRFEELRRAVRLRYGEAAEDYDYRRYQAAIRTLLDKHIDTSDIIPIVPPVDIFDNESFKQAVEQQTGSSASVADTILSAATRTITERMQDDPALYRRFAAMVKAIIDEFKANRLSEAEYLAKAQAIRGEMVSKAGGKADDLPAGVQGNPMLGAFYRQALDDMQDISGDASPMIAELIAKDFFTIIERHKRVGWTNDPDVEQAMRQEMDDFLFDEIRDRQGQYGLDEAKMDQLMDAALKIAKRRADS
- a CDS encoding NAD(P)/FAD-dependent oxidoreductase, with protein sequence MGTEKTQASRDERKTDFDVLIVGAGISGIGMAAHMEMQCPGHEYGILEMRENLGGTWDLFRYPGIRSDSDMHTLGFSFEPWKHEKTIADAPAIMEYLNRIVDERGIRQHIRYAHRVVSADFDSSDARWTVTVETPDGDRKRLTANWLYLGSGYYDYDEPYDPGFELGDYTGQVIHPQFWPDDLDYSGKKVIVIGSGATAVTIVPSMADKAAHVTMLQRTPTWMFSRPAKDWMANTLRKILPEKTAYRITRFKNIRMQDFAFKLARNKPEKVKEGLHKRIEKALGPDYDKATFTPPYDPWDQRLCLVPDADLFEAMKAGRASIKTGRIARFVGGGVELESGERLDADIIVTATGLKLAVCGKIATSVDGSAVNFAERFYYKGCMFSNVPNLAVVFGYLNASWTLRADINSEYVCRVLNHMKETGTDIAVARLSPQQEAALEEDDIFDFSSGYIQRSKHIMPKNAVQYPWRLNQEYVLDRKRMETDLVDDGLLVFRRAGGEAGRQENRLEAAE